One Peromyscus leucopus breed LL Stock chromosome 20, UCI_PerLeu_2.1, whole genome shotgun sequence genomic region harbors:
- the LOC114693081 gene encoding submaxillary mucin-like protein produces the protein MTKTTSVEETTALPPRDAVTSGQTAGPTAANSPSVSMSGNTVANGPVSVTSAQTTSVTVTSRQSHELSKTSTQSAGSTVLSTLVSNPTRISSHPTTTTAISSAEMQQTSTETVTGTGTTGVSITITERSAQSLTQSPTSGPSSQAPKTTKVSITGTESTAPTSGSTMTKTTSVEETTALPPRDAVTSGQTAGPTAANSPSVSMSGNTVANGPVSVTSAQTTSVTVTSRQSHELSKTSTQSAGSTVLSTVVSNPTGTSSHPTTTTVTSSAEGRQTSTETVTGTRTTSVSTLVTRSSAQSLAQSARTGPSSSTLETTKVSVTDSSEAGLSTTVTLRNTSSVAESAITLSSAKVLLTTRVTVTGSVTTGASTAVTGTTGSSSGKSSSTALPGSISPSSGQVSATTSVPTPSSSGSQSIGTFSDWTSTLEPSPRVTVTFEPSPGNTWTSSLSTDVPGRTVQADEGTTNRGNSTSRPGAEPTTNEDPFIRIPDILIEVPSKQPEVTATTGLLPSTTVAPHSSNTEATTSLRVNETVTSEAVTESTTSTGGSETTHAEVRTEATTRTENNETQGSRATAGTTHAAISVTEASGSPSSETTASTGVSEAMVTGNNAETTTSAGGNTGSESSTSGVPTEAPGSQSTGGKTDSTSTAAVVTTSARVSQPETATKATEGQDTGKETVCPGTLPPAPVCHGPLGEEKSPGDTWISNCHQCTCTDAQAVDCKPKECPSPPTCQTGEKLMIFKSNDSCCDIGHCEPRTCLFNNTDYEIGASFDDPSNPCVSYTCNSTGLVAVVQDCPKQTWCAEGERTYDSKKCCYTCKSDCRTSPVNVTVRYNGCRKKVEMARCIGECKRTLKYNYETFQLENSCVCCREENYEYRDITLDCSDGSTIPYRYRHTTTCSCLNQCEQSAAS, from the exons ATGACAAAGACAACTTCAGTTGAAGAAACAACTGCATTACCACCTAGAGATGCAGTGACATCTGGACAAACAGCTGGACCCACAGCAGCAAATAGTCCCTCAGTTTCAATGTCAGGCAATACAGTGGCAAATGGTCCTGTGTCTGTGACATCTGCTCAGACAACCAGTGTGACTGTAACTTCTAGGCAATCACATGAATTGAGTAAGACATCCACACAATCAGCTGGGAGCACAGTGCTATCTACTTTAGTTTCAAATCCAACTAGAATATCCTCTCACCCTACAACAACAACTGCAATATCATCAGCAGAAATGCAACAAACAAGTACAGAAACTGTTACTGGAACAGGAACAACTGGTGTGTCAATTACAATTACAGAGAGATCGGCACAATCTCTTACACAATCACCAACATCTGGACCATCATCTCAAGCACCCAAAACCACTAAGGTATCAATTACTGGCACAGAATCGACTGCCCCAACAAGTGGAAGCACCATGACAAAGACAACATCAGTTGAAGAAACAACTGCATTACCACCTAGAGATGCAGTGACATCTGGACAAACAGCTGGACCCACAGCAGCAAATAGTCCCTCAGTTTCAATGTCAGGCAATACAGTGGCAAATGGTCCTGTGTCTGTGACATCTGCTCAGACAACCAGTGTGACTGTAACTTCCAGGCAATCACATGAATTGAGTAAGACATCCACACAATCAGCTGGGAGCACAGTGCTATCTACTGTAGTTTCAAATCCAACTGGAACATCCTCTCACCCTACAACAACAACTGTAACATCATCAGCAGAAGGTCGACAAACAAGTACAGAAACTGTTACTGGAACACGAACAACTAGTGTGTCTACCTTAGTTACAAGGAGTTCTGCACAATCTCTTGCACAATCAGCAAGAACTGGACCCTCATCTAGTACACTGGAAACAACTAAAGTATCAGTTACTGACTCAAGTGAAGCTGGCTTGTCAACTACAGTCACTTTGAGAAATACATCATCAGTTGCAGAATCAGCAATAACACTATCCTCAGCTAAAGTACTGTTAACTACTAGGGTAACAGTCACTGGTTCAGTGACCACTGGTGCTTCCACTGCAGTTACAGGCACTACTGGTTCTTCCAGTGGAAAATCATCTTCAACTGCATTACCAGGTAGCATTTCACCTTCTTCTGGACAAGTATCTGCAACTACTAGTGTGCCTACACCTTCATCTTCAGGATCACAATCTATAGGCACATTTAGTGATTGGACTTCAACATTAGAACCATCACCCAGAGTGACTGTAACATTTGAGCCCTCACCTGGAAACACATGGACATCCAGTTTATCCACTGATGTTCCTGGAAGAACTGTACAAGCTGATGAAGGAACCACAAACCGAGGAAATAGTACTAGCAGACCAGGAGCTGAGCCTACAACAAATGAAG aCCCATTTATCAGAATTCCAGACATATTAATTGAAG tgccATCAAAACAGCCTGAAGTAACAG CCACCACGGGTCTCCTCCCTTCCACAACTGTTGCTCCACACAGTTCCAACACAG AGGCCACGACTTCCCTACGAGTAAACGAAACAGTAACAAGTGAAGCAGTCACGG agtcCACAACTTCCACAGGAGGCAGTGAAACTACCCATGCAGAAGTTCGAACAG AGGCTACAACTCGAACAGAGAATAATGAGACCCAGGGAAGCAGAGCCACAGCAG GTACCACCCATGCAGCTATAAGTGTGACCGAGGCATCTGGAAGTCCCAGCAGCG AAACCACAGCTTCCACGGGAGTCAGTGAAGCCATGGTCACAGGAAACAATGCAG AAACCACTACATCAGCTGGAGGAAATACGGGCTCGGAGAGTTCTACTTCAG GAGTCCCCACAGAAGCACCAGGCAGCCAAAGCACAGGAGGAAAAACAG ACTCCACGTCAACAGCAGCTGTCGTCACAACCAGTGCCCGCGTGTCCCAGCCAG AAACCGCTACCAAAGCAACAGAGGGTCAAGACACTGGAAAGGAAACAG TGTGTCCAGGCACGCTTCCACCAGCCCCAG TGTGTCATGGTCCACTGGGAGAAGAGAAATCA CCTGGAGACACATGGATATCTAACTGCCACCAGTGTACCTGTACTGACGCACAGGCTGTGGACTGCAAACCCAAAGAGTGTCCTTCTCCGCCCACCTGCCAAACTGGAGAGAAGCTTATGATATTCAAATCGAATGACTCCTGCTGTGACATCGGCCACTGTG AACCAAGAACCTGTTTATTTAACAATACAGATTATGAG ATTGGTGCATCCTTTGATGATCCTAGCAACCCATGTGTCTCCTACACCTGCAACAGCACTGGCTTGGTGGCCGTGGTTCAGGACTGCCCAAAGCAAACGTGGTGTGCAGAA GGAGAGAGAACCTACGATTCAAAGAAATGTTGCTACACAT GTAAGAGTGACTGTAGAACTTCTCCTGTGAATGTGACCGTTAGGTATAACGGTTGTAGGAAGAAAGTTGAGATGGCAAGATGTATAGGAGAATGCAAAAGGACTCTCAA gTACAATTATGAGACCTTCCAATTGGAGAATTCGTGTGTTTGCTGCCGTGAAGAAAACTATGAGTACAGGGACATTACACTTGATTGCTCTGATGGCAGCACCATCCCATACAGATACAGGCACACTACAACCTGCTCATGTCTGAACCAATGTGAACAGTCTGCAGCCAGTTAA
- the LOC119086311 gene encoding mucin-22-like, translating into MSMIITRGAASTPREQGTAATTLGTSESSSTKQCIRIQCSSLPGSTEGSLGTSTVAGKGSSPGTPGTVASSSVTPSEIQKFDNSALDRSGKKQLVLCVWQVGAHHETPHGGQPDKGNRTTIIYPLAQKPCVPTLGCTGTTEISGKSSVATGGTTTLPGSGATKGQDSTGRASVTETTSSEHPTGAASLTVSSGQSLGETQMTTVLSTIVSDPTRMSFSPPMTTGPLSPHGEQTSTETVTGTGTTGGSMTNTERSAQSATTGPASQAPETTKVSVTGTESTAPLTGGTMTKATSVGETTITTSSSKEAVTSGQTAGPTATNSPSVSVSGTTETKDKLAMTSGQTPRVTLTSIKSPEVSKASTQSVGSTVLSTVVSNPTRISSHPTATTAISSAEMQQTSTETVTGTGTTGVSTVVTERSEQSLAQSATSGPSTPAVETTKVSETAKASTGPSTGGTSTKATSAGETATTTSPTREAVTSGQTAGPTAANSPSVSMSGSTVANGPVTVTSVKTPTLTSGQSPEVKEISTPSAESTVLSTVVLDATRISSHPTITTGHSSAQRQQTSTETVTETGTTGVSTVVTERPAQSLAQSATTGPASQSPETTMVSATAAESTAPSTGGTLTKATSVEETTTSTSLPREAVTSGQTAGPTATNSPSVSVSGNTVTNSKLAVTSALTTSVTVTSRQSPEVSKTSTQSAGSTVLSTVVSNPTRISSHTMTTTGPSLAEIQQTSTETVTGTGKTGVSTTVTERSTQSLAQSATTVTSSQAPETTKLSVTGTESNVPSTGGTMTNAISVEYPTTTLPPREAVTSGQTGSTAATSLSISVSGSTGTNGPVTVTSGQTSRVTLTSGQSPKVRETSTQSTGSTVLSTVVSDATRISSHPTTTTGPLSAEGQQTSTETITETGTTGVPTTITERPEKSITQSATSGPSSQAPETTKVSVTGTDSTTGPSTRGTLTKATSIEETRTTSPPREAVTSGKTAGPTATTSPSVSASGSTVTNGSVTVTSAQTTSVTLTSRQSPEVRETSTQSAGNTVLSTVVSDATRISSHLTTTTAISSAKGQQTSTETVTGTGTTGVSTTITERPVQSLAQSPTSGTSSQAPETTKVSGTGTESTAPLTGGPMSKATSVEETTTASPPIEAVTSGQTAGPTAATSPSVSVSGSTVANGPVTVTSAETTSVTLTSRQSPEVRETSTQSAGSTVLSTIVTNPTRISSHPTTTTAISSAKGQQTSTETVTGTGTTGVSTTITERPVQSLAQSPTSGTSSQAPEITKVSVTGTESTGPSTGHTMEESTSIGKTKTTPPPGEAVTSGKTAGPTPATSPSVSVSQSMVTNGKLGITSGQTSRVTLTSGQSPEVRETSTQSAGSTVLSTVVSHSSRISSHLTTTTGTSSTKRQQTSTETVTGTGTTGVSTVVTERTAQSLAQSPTSGPSSQAPKTNKVSITGTESTAPTSGSTMTKATSVEETTTLPPREAVTSEQTAGPTAANSPSVSMSGNTVANGPVSVTSAQTTSVTVTSRQSHELSKTSTQSAGSTVLSTVVSNPTRISSHPTTTTAISSAEIQQTSTETVTGPGKTGVSTTITEKSAQSLTQSPTSGPSSQAPKTTKVSITGTESTAPTSGSTMTKTTSVEETTTLPPRDAVTSGQTAGPTAPNSPSVSMSGSTVANGPVSVTSAQTTSVTVTSRQSHELSKTSTQSAGSTVLSTVVSNPTRISSHPTTTTAISSAEIQQTSTETVTGPGKTGVSTTITERSAQSLTQSPTSGPSSQAPKTNKVSITGTESTAPTSGSTMTKTTSVEETTALPPRDAVTSGQTAGPTAPNSPSVSMSGSTVANGPVSVTSAQTTSVTVTSRQSHELSKTSTQSAGSTVLSTVVSNPTRISSHPTTTTAISSAEIQQKSTETVTGPGKTGVSTTITERSAQSLTQSPTSGPSSQAPKTTKVSITGTESTAPTSGSTMTKTTSVEETTALPPRDAVTSGQTAGPTAANSPSVSMSGSTVANGPVTVTSAQTTSVTVTSRQSHELSKTSTQSAGSTVLSTVVSNPTRISSHPTTTTAISSAEIQQTSTETVTGPGKTGVSTTITERSAQSLTQSPTSGPSSQAPKPLRYQLLAQSPLPQQVEAP; encoded by the coding sequence GAGCAGCCAGCTTGACAGTAAGTTCTGGACAATCATTAGGAGAGACACAAATGACCACAGTGCTATCTACCATAGTTTCAGATCCAACTAGAATGTCCTTTAGCCCTCCAATGACAACTGGACCTTTATCACCGCATGGAGAACAAACAAGTACAGAAACTGTTACTGGAACTGGAACAACTGGTGGGTCAATGACAAATACAGAGAGATCTGCACAATCAGCAACAACTGGACCAGCATCTCAAGCACCAGAAACAACTAAGGTATCTGTCACCGGCACAGAGTCAACTGCCCCATTAACTGGAGgaaccatgacaaaggcaacatCAGTTggagaaacaacaataacaacatcaTCATCTAAAGAGGCAGTGACATCTGGACAAACAGCTGGACCCACAGCAACAAATAGTCCATCAGTCTCAGTGTCAGGAACTACAGAGACAAAGGATAAATTAGCTATGACATCAGGCCAAACACCTAGGGTTACTTTAACATCTATCAAGTCACCTGAAGTGAGTAAGGCATCCACACAATCAGTTGGGAGCACAGTGCTATCTACTGTAGTTTCAAATCCAACTAGAATATCCTCTCACCCTACAGCAACAACTGCAATATCATCAGCAGAAATGCAACAAACAAGTACAGAAACTGTAACTGGAACAGGAACAACTGGTGTGTCTACTGTAGTTACAGAAAGATCTGAACAATCTCTTGCACAGTCAGCAACATCTGGACCATCAACTCCAGCAGTAGAAACTACTAAGGTATCAGAAACTGCCAAAGCGTCAACCGGCCCATCAACTGGAGGAACTTCGACAAAGGCAACATCAGCTGGAGAAACAGCAACAACTACATCACCAACTAGAGAGGCAGTGACATCTGGACAAACAGCTGGGCCCACAGCAGCAAATAGTCCATCAGTTTCAATGTCAGGCAGTACGGTGGCAAATGGTCCTGTGACTGTGACATCTGTCAAGACTCCTACTTTAACATCTGGCCAGTCACCTGAAGTGAAGGAGATATCCACACCATCAGCTGAGAGCACAGTGCTATCTACTGTAGTTTTAGATGCAACTAGAATATCCTCTCACCCTACCATAACAACTGGACATTCATCAGCACAAAGACAACAAACAAGTACAGAAACTGTTACTGAAACAGGAACAACTGGTGTGTCTACTGTAGTTACAGAAAGACCTGCACAATCTCTTGCACAGTCAGCAACAACTGGACCAGCATCTCAATCACCAGAAACAACTATGGTATCAGCAACTGCCGCAGAGTCAACTGCACCATCAACTGGAGGAACCTTGACAAAGGCAACATCAGTTGAAGAAACTACAACATCTACATCACTACCTAGAGAGGCAGTGACATCTGGACAAACAGCTGGACCCACAGCAACAAACAGTCCATCAGTCTCAGTGTCAGGAAACACAGTGACAAATAGTAAATTGGCTGTGACATCTGCTCTGACAACCAGTGTGACTGTAACTTCTAGGCAATCACCTGAAGTGAGTAAGACATCCACACAATCAGCTGGGAGCACAGTGCTATCTACTGTAGTTTCAAATCCAACTAGAATATCCTCTCACACTATGACAACAACTGGACCTTCATTAGCAGAAATACAACAAACAAGTACAGAAACTGTTACTGGAACAGGAAAAACTGGTGTGTCTACTACAGTTACAGAGAGATCTACACAATCTCTTGCACAGTCAGCAACAACTGTAACATCATCTCAAGCACCAGAAACAACTAAGCTATCAGTCACTGGCACAGAGTCGAATGTCCCATCAACTGGAGGCACCATGACAAATGCAATATCAGTTGAATATCCAACAACTACATTGCCACCTAGAGAGGCAGTGACATCTGGACAAACAGGGTCTACAGCAGCAACTAGTCTATCAATTTCAGTGTCGGGAAGTACGGGGACAAATGGTCCTGTGACTGTGACATCTGGCCAGACTTCCAGGGTTACTTTAACATCTGGCCAGTCACCTAAAGTGAGGGAGACATCCACACAATCCACTGGGAGCACAGTGCTATCTACTGTAGTTTCAGATGCAACTAGAATATCCTCgcacccaacaacaacaactggaCCTTTATCAGCAGAAGGACAACAAACAAGTACAGAAACTATTACTGAAACAGGAACAACTGGTGTGCCAACTACAATTACAGAGAGACCTGAAAAATCCATTACACAATCAGCAACATCTGGACCCTCATCTCAAGCACCAGAAACAACTAAGGTATCTGTCACTGGCACAGATTCAACTACTGGCCCATCAACTAGAGGAACCTTGACAAAGGCAACATCAATTGAAGAAACAAGAACTACATCACCACCTAGAGAGGCAGTGACATCTGGAAAAACAGCTGGACCCACAGCAACAACAAGTCCCTCAGTTTCAGCATCAGGAAGTACAGTGACAAATGGTTCTGTGACTGTGACATCTGCTCAGACAACCAGTGTGACTCTAACTTCTAGGCAATCACCTGAAGTGAGGGAAACATCCACACAATCAGCTGGGAACACAGTGCTATCTACTGTAGTTTCAGATGCAACTAGAATATCCTCTCATCTTACAACAACAACTGCAATATCATCAGCAAAAGGACAACAAACAAGTACAGAAACTGTTACTGGAACAGGAACAACTGGTGTTTCAACTACAATTACTGAGAGACCTGTACAATCTCTTGCACAATCACCAACATCTGGAACATCATCTCAAGCACCAGAAACAACTAAGGTATCAGGGACTGGCACAGAGTCCACTGCCCCATTAACTGGAGGCCCGATGTCAAAGGCAACATCAGTTGAAGAAACAACAACTGCTTCACCACCTATAGAGGCAGTGACATCTGGACAAACAGCTGGACCCACAGCAGCAACTAGTCCGTCAGTTTCAGTGTCAGGAAGTACAGTGGCAAATGGTCCTGTGACTGTGACATCTGCTGAGACAACCAGTGTGACTCTAACTTCTAGGCAATCACCTGAAGTGAGGGAGACATCCACACAATCAGCTGGGAGCACAGTGCTATCTACTATAGTTACAAATCCAACTAGAATATCCTCTCATCCTACAACAACAACTGCAATATCATCAGCAAAAGGACAACAAACAAGTACAGAAACTGTTACTGGAACAGGAACAACTGGTGTTTCAACTACAATTACCGAGAGACCTGTACAATCTCTTGCACAATCACCAACATCTGGAACATCATCTCAAGCACCAGAAATCACTAAGGTATCAGTTACTGGCACAGAGTCAACTGGTCCATCAACTGGACACACCATGGAAGAGTCAACAtcaattggaaaaacaaaaactacaccaCCACCTGGAGAGGCAGTGACATCTGGAAAAACAGCTGGACCCACACCAGCAACTAGTCCATCAGTTTCAGTGTCTCAAAGTATGGTGACAAATGGTAAATTAGGTATCACATCTGGTCAGACATCTAGGGTTACCTTAACATCTGGCCAATCACCTGAAGTAAGGGAGACATCCACACAATCAGCTGGGAGCACAGTGCTATCTACTGTAGTATCACATTCATCTAGAATATCCTCTCACCTTACGACAACAACTGGAACATCATCaacaaaaagacaacaaacaagTACAGAAACTGTTACTGGAACAGGAACAACTGGTGTGTCTACTGTAGTTACAGAGAGAACTGCACAATCTCTTGCACAATCACCAACATCTGGACCATCATCTCAAGCACCCAAAACCAATAAGGTATCAATTACTGGCACAGAGTCAACTGCCCCAACAAGTGGAagcaccatgacaaaggcaacatCAGTTGAAGAAACAACTACATTACCACCTAGAGAGGCAGTGACATCTGAACAAACAGCTGGACCCACAGCAGCAAATAGTCCCTCAGTTTCAATGTCAGGCAATACAGTGGCAAATGGTCCTGTGTCTGTGACATCTGCTCAGACAACCAGTGTGACTGTAACTTCCAGGCAATCACATGAATTGAGTAAGACATCCACACAATCAGCTGGGAGCACAGTGCTATCTACTGTAGTTTCAAATCCAACTAGAATATCCTCTCACCCTACAACAACAACTGCAATATCGTCAGCAGAAATACAACAAACAAGTACAGAAACTGTTACTGGACCAGGAAAAACTGGTGTGTCAACTACAATTACAGAGAAATCGGCACAATCTCTTACACAATCACCAACATCTGGACCATCATCTCAAGCACCCAAAACCACTAAGGTATCAATTACTGGCACAGAGTCGACTGCCCCAACAAGTGGAAGCACCATGACAAAGACAACTTCAGTTGAAGAAACAACTACATTACCACCTAGAGATGCAGTGACATCTGGACAAACAGCTGGACCCACAGCACCAAATAGTCCCTCAGTTTCAATGTCAGGCAGTACAGTGGCAAATGGTCCTGTGTCTGTGACATCTGCTCAGACAACCAGTGTGACTGTAACTTCTAGGCAATCACATGAATTGAGTAAGACATCCACACAATCAGCTGGGAGCACAGTGCTATCTACTGTAGTTTCAAATCCAACTAGAATATCCTCTCACCCTACAACAACAACTGCAATATCGTCAGCAGAAATACAACAAACAAGTACAGAAACTGTTACTGGACCAGGAAAAACTGGTGTGTCAACTACAATTACAGAGAGATCGGCACAATCTCTTACACAATCACCAACATCTGGACCATCATCTCAAGCACCCAAAACCAATAAGGTATCAATTACTGGCACAGAGTCGACTGCCCCAACAAGTGGAAGCACCATGACAAAGACAACTTCAGTTGAAGAAACAACTGCATTACCACCTAGAGATGCAGTGACATCTGGACAAACAGCTGGACCCACAGCACCAAATAGTCCCTCAGTTTCAATGTCAGGCAGTACAGTGGCAAATGGTCCTGTGTCTGTGACATCTGCTCAGACAACCAGTGTGACTGTAACTTCTAGGCAATCACATGAATTGAGTAAGACATCCACACAATCAGCTGGGAGCACAGTGCTATCTACTGTAGTTTCAAATCCAACTAGAATATCCTCTCACCCTACAACAACAACTGCAATATCGTCAGCAGAAATACAACAAAAAAGTACAGAAACTGTTACTGGACCAGGAAAAACTGGTGTGTCAACTACAATTACAGAGAGATCGGCACAATCTCTTACACAATCACCAACATCTGGACCATCATCTCAAGCACCCAAAACCACTAAGGTATCAATTACTGGCACAGAATCGACTGCCCCAACAAGTGGAAGCACCATGACAAAGACAACTTCAGTTGAAGAAACAACTGCATTACCACCTAGAGATGCAGTGACATCTGGACAAACAGCTGGACCCACAGCAGCAAATAGTCCCTCAGTTTCAATGTCAGGCAGTACAGTGGCAAATGGTCCTGTGACTGTGACATCTGCTCAGACAACCAGTGTGACTGTAACTTCTAGGCAATCACATGAATTGAGTAAGACATCCACACAATCAGCTGGGAGCACAGTGCTATCTACTGTAGTTTCAAATCCAACTAGAATATCCTCTCACCCTACAACAACAACTGCAATATCGTCAGCAGAAATACAACAAACAAGTACAGAAACTGTTACTGGACCAGGAAAAACTGGTGTGTCAACTACAATTACAGAGAGATCGGCACAATCTCTTACACAATCACCAACATCTGGACCATCATCTCAAGCACCCAAACCACTAAGGTATCAATTACTGGCACAGAGTCCACTGCCCCAACAAGTGGAAGCACCATGA